A stretch of Neisseria subflava DNA encodes these proteins:
- the glyS gene encoding glycine--tRNA ligase subunit beta, whose amino-acid sequence MTTQTLLIELLTEELPPKALNNLGNHFAASVAEGLEKAQLIDGAAEYTAYASPRRLAVQVKNVKAVQADQKIVKKGPAVANAMKDGAPTKALEGFARGAGAKIEDLTIINDGKQDVYAYEYVQTGKPLGELLEDIINAAVKKLPIPKVMRWGSSTFTFVRPVHSLIVLHGGDIVNVSVLGLKSGNKTLGHRFLSSGEITIENADSYAAQMREQGKVVASFAERKAAIQTALNEQAGRLNATVAADEALLDEVTALVEWPVVLEAGFEEHFLAVPQECLILTMQQNQKYFPLLDQNGKLMNRFLLVSNLQTEDPSHIIQGNERVLRARLSDAEFFYKQDQKATLESRLPKLSSVVYHNKIGSQAERIERLQSIAAHIAKALGADAAAAERAARLAKADLVTEMVGEFPELQGTMGKYYARLDGETEEIAEAIEQHYQPRFAGDNLPNGKVATAVALADKLETLVGIWGIGLIPTGDKDPYALRRSALGILRMLMQYGLDVNELIQTTFNSFPQGLLNEKTPSETADFMQARLAVLLQNDYPQDIVAAVLAKQPRRLDDVLAKLQAVAAFKQLPEAAALAAANKRVQNLLKKADAELGKVNESLLQQDEEKALYAAAQGLQPKISAAVAEGNFQTALSELASVKPQVDAFFDGVMVMAEDAAVKQNRLNLLNRLAEQMNAVADIALLSE is encoded by the coding sequence ATGACAACCCAAACCCTTTTAATCGAACTTCTCACTGAAGAACTCCCGCCAAAAGCCCTCAATAATCTGGGCAACCATTTTGCCGCTTCTGTTGCCGAAGGCTTGGAAAAAGCGCAACTGATTGACGGTGCAGCCGAATACACTGCCTACGCTTCTCCGCGCCGTTTAGCCGTTCAAGTCAAAAACGTGAAAGCCGTTCAAGCTGATCAAAAAATCGTGAAAAAAGGCCCGGCCGTGGCGAATGCCATGAAAGACGGTGCGCCGACTAAGGCTTTAGAAGGTTTTGCGCGCGGTGCGGGTGCGAAAATCGAAGACCTGACCATCATCAACGACGGCAAGCAAGACGTGTACGCCTACGAATACGTCCAAACCGGCAAACCGCTGGGCGAGCTTTTGGAAGACATCATCAATGCCGCAGTGAAAAAACTGCCGATTCCTAAAGTCATGCGTTGGGGCAGCAGCACATTTACTTTCGTGCGCCCTGTACACAGCCTGATCGTGCTACACGGCGGTGACATCGTAAACGTCAGCGTTTTGGGCCTGAAAAGCGGCAACAAAACATTGGGTCACCGTTTCCTCTCCAGCGGCGAAATCACCATTGAAAACGCCGATAGCTACGCCGCACAAATGCGCGAGCAAGGCAAAGTTGTCGCTTCGTTTGCCGAACGCAAAGCCGCCATTCAGACGGCCTTGAACGAGCAGGCAGGCCGTCTGAACGCGACCGTTGCCGCCGATGAAGCATTGTTGGACGAAGTGACCGCATTGGTTGAATGGCCTGTGGTATTGGAAGCCGGTTTTGAAGAACACTTCCTCGCCGTGCCTCAAGAATGCCTGATTCTGACCATGCAGCAAAACCAAAAATACTTTCCGCTGCTTGACCAAAACGGCAAACTGATGAACCGCTTCCTGCTGGTGTCCAACCTGCAAACCGAAGACCCGTCACACATCATCCAAGGTAACGAACGCGTTTTGCGCGCGCGCCTGTCTGATGCCGAGTTCTTCTACAAACAAGACCAAAAAGCGACTTTGGAAAGCCGCCTGCCGAAATTGTCCAGCGTGGTTTACCACAACAAAATCGGTTCGCAAGCCGAGCGCATCGAGCGTCTGCAAAGCATTGCCGCCCATATCGCCAAAGCGTTGGGCGCGGATGCCGCCGCAGCCGAGCGCGCTGCACGTTTGGCCAAAGCCGACTTGGTGACCGAAATGGTCGGCGAGTTCCCAGAATTGCAAGGCACCATGGGCAAATACTATGCCCGCTTGGACGGCGAAACCGAAGAAATCGCCGAAGCCATCGAGCAACACTACCAACCGCGTTTTGCCGGCGACAACCTGCCGAACGGCAAAGTGGCAACCGCCGTTGCTTTGGCCGACAAACTGGAAACCTTGGTCGGCATTTGGGGCATCGGCCTGATTCCGACCGGCGACAAAGACCCATACGCCCTGCGCCGCTCCGCATTGGGTATTTTGCGGATGCTGATGCAGTACGGTTTGGACGTAAACGAACTGATTCAGACGACCTTCAACAGCTTCCCGCAAGGTTTGCTCAACGAGAAAACGCCGTCTGAAACCGCCGATTTCATGCAGGCGCGTTTGGCCGTGTTGCTGCAAAACGATTATCCGCAAGACATCGTTGCCGCCGTATTGGCGAAACAGCCGCGCCGTTTGGACGACGTATTGGCCAAACTGCAGGCCGTTGCTGCGTTCAAACAGCTGCCTGAAGCCGCCGCATTGGCCGCAGCCAACAAACGTGTGCAAAACCTGTTGAAAAAAGCCGATGCCGAGTTGGGCAAGGTTAACGAAAGCCTGCTGCAACAGGACGAAGAAAAAGCCCTGTACGCCGCCGCGCAAGGTTTGCAGCCGAAAATCTCCGCCGCCGTTGCCGAAGGCAATTTCCAAACTGCTTTGTCCGAGCTGGCTTCCGTCAAACCGCAAGTCGACGCATTCTTCGACGGCGTGATGGTGATGGCCGAAGATGCCGCCGTGAAACAAAACCGTTTGAACTTGCTGAACCGCTTGGCAGAACAAATGAACGCAGTTGCCGACATTGCGCTCTTGAGCGAGTAA
- the apbC gene encoding iron-sulfur cluster carrier protein ApbC encodes MNIPAIRTALDAVLIPHTMRTLGSEKAVTLLEERSDGLHIGLKFAFPVAHIAADIANALQEAVMAHTGDTHIHLSIDTEIGTHKVQPGVATIKGVKNIIAVASGKGGVGKSTTTANLATAMARMGARVGVLDADLYGPSQPTMLGVQDRKPDQQNKKLIPVEAESGIQVMSIGFLVDTDQAVVWRGPMVSQALQQLMFQSEWDNVDYLFIDLPPGTGDIQLTLSQKIPVTGSVVVTTPQDIALIDARKAVDMFNKVNIPILGVLENMSVHICSNCGHAEAIFGAEGGKNLAERLNVPLLGQLPLSLPVREAMDSGTSSALFENNQTIADIYTEAAFQIALAIADKGKDFSSRFPKIVVE; translated from the coding sequence ATGAATATCCCAGCCATCCGAACCGCACTCGATGCCGTATTGATTCCCCATACAATGCGCACCTTAGGCAGCGAAAAAGCCGTTACACTCCTTGAAGAGCGTTCAGACGGCCTGCATATCGGCCTGAAATTCGCGTTCCCAGTTGCCCATATTGCCGCAGACATTGCCAACGCCCTCCAAGAAGCCGTCATGGCACATACCGGCGACACGCATATCCACTTAAGTATCGATACCGAAATCGGTACGCACAAAGTCCAACCCGGCGTGGCAACCATCAAAGGCGTGAAAAACATTATTGCCGTTGCATCGGGTAAAGGCGGTGTTGGCAAATCAACGACCACTGCCAACCTTGCCACCGCAATGGCCAGAATGGGCGCGCGCGTCGGCGTACTCGATGCCGACCTGTACGGCCCAAGCCAGCCCACCATGCTCGGCGTACAAGACCGCAAACCCGACCAACAAAACAAAAAACTGATTCCCGTTGAGGCCGAAAGCGGTATTCAAGTGATGTCCATCGGTTTCCTGGTCGATACCGACCAAGCCGTCGTTTGGCGCGGCCCGATGGTCAGCCAAGCCCTGCAACAACTGATGTTCCAAAGCGAATGGGACAATGTTGACTATCTCTTCATCGACCTGCCGCCCGGTACCGGCGATATCCAATTGACCCTGTCACAAAAAATCCCCGTGACCGGCTCCGTTGTCGTCACCACGCCGCAAGACATCGCCCTGATTGATGCACGCAAAGCCGTGGATATGTTCAACAAAGTCAATATCCCGATTTTGGGCGTTTTGGAAAACATGTCTGTCCATATCTGCTCCAACTGCGGCCATGCCGAAGCAATCTTTGGCGCAGAAGGCGGTAAAAACCTGGCAGAGCGTTTGAACGTACCGTTGCTCGGCCAGCTCCCGTTGAGCCTGCCTGTACGCGAAGCCATGGACAGCGGCACATCTTCGGCCTTGTTTGAAAACAACCAAACCATCGCCGACATCTACACCGAAGCCGCCTTCCAAATCGCGCTGGCCATTGCAGATAAAGGCAAAGACTTCAGCAGCCGCTTCCCGAAAATCGTTGTCGAATAA
- a CDS encoding FAD-dependent oxidoreductase, whose product MSKIAVLGGGLSGRLIAFQLAEQGVAVELFEKGERNGAQAAAYVAAAMLAPSSEAVEATPEVIRLGRQSFALWRGILGRLNTPVMMQEKGSLIVWHTQDKPLSAEFARHLKRGGVPEHETIRWNADEIAANEPQLAGRFSDGLYLPAEGQLDGRQVLNALADALESMNVPCHWSCEREVEDLAAQYDWVIDCRGYGAKSAWNRPSESVLRGIRGEVARVYAPEIELSRPVRLLHPRYPLYIAPKENHIFVIGATQIESESQAPASVRSGLELLSALYAVHPAFGEANLLELATGLRPTLNHHNPEIRFNRERRLIEVNGLFRHGFMISPAVTGATVRLAGALFAGSDIPEYDETSGLPYIRAAN is encoded by the coding sequence ATGTCTAAGATTGCGGTACTCGGCGGCGGCCTTTCCGGTCGCCTTATTGCATTCCAATTGGCGGAGCAGGGCGTAGCGGTAGAGTTGTTTGAGAAAGGCGAACGTAACGGCGCACAAGCCGCAGCCTATGTTGCCGCCGCCATGCTGGCGCCTTCTTCCGAGGCGGTGGAGGCAACGCCTGAAGTCATCCGTTTGGGCAGGCAGAGTTTCGCGCTGTGGCGCGGTATTTTAGGCCGTCTGAATACGCCGGTGATGATGCAGGAAAAAGGCAGCCTGATTGTTTGGCATACGCAGGACAAGCCGCTTTCTGCCGAGTTCGCGCGGCATTTGAAGCGCGGCGGCGTGCCGGAACACGAAACCATCCGTTGGAACGCGGACGAAATCGCGGCCAATGAGCCGCAACTGGCAGGACGGTTTTCAGACGGCCTGTATCTGCCGGCGGAAGGGCAGTTGGACGGACGGCAGGTATTGAATGCGCTTGCCGATGCTTTGGAATCAATGAATGTGCCGTGTCATTGGTCGTGCGAACGTGAAGTTGAAGATTTGGCAGCGCAATACGATTGGGTCATCGACTGCCGCGGTTATGGTGCAAAGAGCGCGTGGAACAGGCCGTCTGAAAGCGTTTTACGCGGCATTCGCGGCGAAGTGGCACGCGTTTATGCACCCGAAATCGAGCTGTCCCGCCCCGTGCGCCTGCTGCATCCGCGCTACCCTTTATACATCGCGCCGAAGGAAAACCATATTTTTGTGATTGGTGCGACCCAAATTGAAAGCGAAAGCCAAGCACCGGCCAGCGTGCGTTCCGGTTTGGAACTTTTGTCCGCGCTGTATGCCGTGCATCCGGCATTTGGCGAGGCGAACCTCTTGGAACTGGCCACCGGCCTGCGCCCGACTTTAAACCACCACAACCCCGAAATCCGCTTCAACCGCGAACGCCGCCTGATTGAAGTCAACGGCCTGTTCCGCCACGGCTTTATGATTTCCCCGGCCGTGACTGGCGCGACCGTGCGTTTGGCCGGTGCGCTGTTTGCCGGAAGCGACATTCCCGAATACGACGAAACCAGCGGTTTGCCGTATATCCGCGCCGCAAATTGA
- a CDS encoding ABC transporter permease — MTTSSLLKELKLLCRDLHGLAVLFVMPIAFMLIMSLALSRDQDPHTDSRIALVGAANDSVNTALAAALEKEQIHVTRMSSEKLTEAQNGLHDKRFQLVLHNPNAASDKIADNKALQIYVPPDTEPSWLAAVKGVLQQHYTETRLDAYFDNNDGIKIDNKKLPRAIRKDIQKKVDEKNDEQFAAVRSFLDKKMLEEHYLSAGSGTVEKPNAVQHSVPAWLIFGMFFIMIPLSNVMALERQTNTITRLRLARASASGLIAAKLVPYFLINQLQFVGMLLLGRYLLPEIGVPALILNGSLVPYALLSAAVSAAALGYALLISVCAKSTEHAVVLGGGGIILMAAIGGIMVPAHVMPETMQQLTWISPMAWGLKAFQELLLNRSGLDGIGRYLLLLSAFSFTTLTAAVLVYRRQLQTQVRF, encoded by the coding sequence ATGACGACCTCCTCCCTCCTCAAAGAACTCAAACTGCTCTGCCGCGACCTGCACGGTTTGGCCGTGTTGTTTGTGATGCCCATCGCCTTCATGCTGATTATGTCGTTGGCGCTGAGCCGCGACCAAGACCCGCACACCGACAGCCGCATTGCGCTGGTCGGTGCGGCAAACGACAGCGTCAATACCGCGCTGGCCGCTGCGTTGGAAAAAGAGCAGATTCATGTCACGCGGATGTCGTCTGAAAAACTGACCGAGGCACAAAACGGTCTGCACGACAAGCGTTTCCAACTGGTGCTGCACAACCCGAACGCCGCTTCCGACAAAATCGCCGACAACAAAGCCTTGCAAATCTATGTACCGCCCGATACCGAGCCTTCATGGCTGGCGGCGGTCAAAGGCGTTTTGCAGCAGCACTACACCGAAACGCGGCTGGATGCTTATTTCGACAACAACGACGGCATCAAAATCGACAATAAAAAACTGCCCCGCGCCATCCGCAAAGACATCCAGAAAAAAGTGGATGAAAAAAACGACGAACAATTCGCCGCCGTGCGCAGCTTTTTAGATAAAAAAATGCTGGAAGAACACTATCTGAGCGCAGGCAGCGGCACGGTGGAAAAACCCAACGCCGTACAGCACAGCGTTCCCGCATGGCTGATTTTCGGTATGTTTTTCATCATGATACCGCTGTCGAACGTCATGGCGCTGGAACGCCAGACCAACACCATCACCCGCCTGCGTCTCGCCCGCGCCTCCGCGTCCGGCCTGATTGCCGCCAAACTCGTCCCCTATTTCCTGATTAACCAGCTCCAATTTGTCGGAATGTTGCTGCTCGGCCGCTACCTGCTGCCCGAAATCGGCGTGCCCGCCCTCATACTCAACGGCAGCCTTGTTCCCTACGCGCTGCTGTCCGCCGCCGTCAGCGCCGCCGCACTCGGTTACGCGCTGTTAATCAGCGTCTGCGCCAAATCTACCGAACACGCCGTCGTACTCGGCGGCGGCGGCATTATCCTGATGGCGGCAATCGGCGGCATTATGGTGCCCGCACACGTCATGCCCGAAACCATGCAGCAACTCACTTGGATTTCCCCGATGGCTTGGGGCTTGAAGGCTTTTCAAGAATTGCTGCTCAACCGCAGCGGACTGGACGGAATCGGCCGTTATCTGCTTTTATTGTCTGCATTCTCTTTTACCACGCTGACTGCTGCCGTATTGGTTTATCGTAGGCAGTTGCAGACGCAGGTAAGGTTTTAA
- a CDS encoding cell division protein, which translates to MKSLGSTLFILGVLAFGLNYMNAVPKVLAWIYEWGEDTAMWIKAGITGGGALLWLAGNFLEKPAEAEAEPEEE; encoded by the coding sequence ATGAAAAGCTTGGGCAGTACTTTATTTATCCTCGGCGTATTGGCATTCGGTTTGAATTATATGAACGCCGTCCCCAAAGTCTTGGCCTGGATTTACGAATGGGGCGAAGATACCGCCATGTGGATTAAAGCAGGCATTACAGGCGGCGGCGCTTTACTGTGGTTGGCAGGCAATTTCCTTGAAAAACCTGCAGAGGCAGAAGCTGAACCGGAAGAAGAATAA